In Dermacentor andersoni chromosome 4, qqDerAnde1_hic_scaffold, whole genome shotgun sequence, the following proteins share a genomic window:
- the LOC126537980 gene encoding uncharacterized protein, whose amino-acid sequence MVIGCANCESRWPLGGRLVWRTAPGQPPAGGNDESVLSDFPDIAIDVPGTWTLCPRLNVLVPTAPERSAQRSAIRATWGWLGQYPNCTLRVVFLLILPAERKEVAAIKKEYQVFKDIVAHKRASGVRLQPSSTAALIVEWVPMHLHALQWAVRVTDDTHVRVLALLDVLERWAPGPRVFGRASADRGHLEGCAYAAKSQDFLRLQPAFDSESLDQDEGLLVTGRLARQAGLVPTHLDGVGPCGDGEAAAVVNERFRTGNFSATYLTMRGLSPEQMAALHSGQRHER is encoded by the exons ATGGTCATCGGCTGCGCAAACTGCGAGTCTCGATGGCCGCTGGGAGGTCGGCTAGTGTGGCGCACGGCGCCAGGGCAACCGCCGGCCGGAGGCAACGACGAGTCCGTCCTGTCGGACTTCCCGGACATTGCGATAGACGTGCCCGGCACCTGGACGCTATGTCCCAGGCTCAACGTGCTCGTGCCCACAGCACCCGAGCGCAGCGCGCAGCGGAGCGCCATCCGCGCCACCTGGGGCTGGCTGGGCCAGTACCCCAACTGCACCCTGCGCGTCGTCTTTCTCCTGATACTGCCGGCCGAACGCAAGGAGGTCGCCGCCATCAAG AAGGAGTACCAAGTATTCAAGGACATCGTGGCCCACAAACGGGCATCCGGCGTGCGCCTGCAGCCGTCCTCGACGGCTGCGCTGATCGTCGAGTGGGTGCCCATGCACCTGCACGCACTGCAGTGGGCCGTGCGCGTCACCGACGACACGCACGTGCGAGTGCTCGCGCTGCTGGACGTCCTGGAACGCTGGGCGCCCGGACCGCGCGTGTTCGGCCGCGCCTCTGCGGACCGCGGTCACCTGGAAGGCTGCGCGTACGCGGCCAAGTCCCAGGACTTCCTGCGCCTGCAGCCGGCCTTCGACAGCGAGAGCCTGGACCAGGACGAGGGTCTTTTGGTCACGGGACGCCTGGCGCGGCAGGCGGGACTCGTCCCGACGCACCTGGACGGCGTTGGACCGTGCGGTGACGGCGAGGCGGCCGCGGTCGTAAACGAACGCTTTCGGACCGGCAACTTCTCCGCGACCTACCTGACGATGCGAGGACTGTCGCCCGAGCAGATGGCCGCGCTTCATAGCGGCCAGCGTCACGAGCGCTGA